Genomic window (Candidatus Zixiibacteriota bacterium):
TGTCTTTAATAATTCTCAAGCTAACCACTGTTTGAATCTTGCTTTCAATCTCATGAAGTTTGGCGTTGCTGAATTTTACTTCATTGTTTGTATATTCGGTTGAATAAACCTCAACCTGATCGCTGACTTTTTTTGCCATTTCCAATAGTTGTTTCATTATACACCTCCCACAACGAGTTTGTTAATGAGCGTATGAGGTCCGCCATGACATGAACGGATATTTAGTTGGCCTTTGCCGCAGCCGCCTACTTTGGTTAATTCTAAATCATTACCTACCGCGGCGATATTGGCTAAGGTCTGATATAAATTGCCAGAGATATTTATATCGCGCACCATTTCGCCGACTTTGCCGTTTTTCACAATAAAGCCGTATTGAGCGCCAAAGGTGAAATTTTCACCAGCGGTTTGACCGCCTTTGGCATCCAGAATGTAAAGACCATCCCCAAGCATGGCAACAAGCCCATCGAAACTATGTTCGGCAGGTTCAATAAAAATATTTCCCATTCTGATAATAGGGGCATATTTGTAGTCTTCCGCGATTGAATGGCCGGAAAGCGGCTCATCAAACTCGACGGCGGTTCTTCGTGAATGCAGACGGCCGGTTAACACGCCGTTTTTCATAAGCTGAGTCGGACGAACACGCACGCCTTCATCATCGTATTTGTAAAATCCGAGCTGGTCCGGCATAGTCGCATCATCTTTGATATTTGTTATATCGCTGCCGAGCTTATCCCCTATTTTCATCTTGGCTCGCATTGCCGGAAGTTTTTCGATTATATCCGCCTCGGAGAAATGCCCGAATGCCTCATGGGCAAACACTCCGGACAGGCTCGGATTAACGACACAGTTATAAACTCCGCCTTTAACCGGCTTAGCCTTTAAAAGATCCAAAACGATACCGGTTCTTTTTTCAATAAGCTGTTCCTGGTTGCGAATCGTCGAAAAGCCATTACTTCCCCCAAACCCGACTCGAACATTCTGAAGCAGGCTGCCATCCTTAGCGGCTATTTCACCGCCATAGCTTACAGTTATTAAGTCTTCACGGATTTCCGAACCTTCTGAATTTAGAAAATATTTTTCTCTGATGTTCTCTTTATAACTTAGCGTTGTGGACACAACTTTTTCATGGCTAAGCGGAATATCATTATATTTCCCGGCAAGCTCCAGCTTCTCATCCATTGAAATATTTCTGGGGTCTTCTTTTAGCGTCGGGATGAATGTATCCTTGATGACTTCCGTTGCTGCCAGTTTAATCGGTTTGTCGATATTTCTTGCTATTAGCTTGGCGTTTTCCTCGGCAATACGCATAGCGTTTTCAGCATCGCCTACTTTGGTAAACACCACCGATGACATGCCGCCATTTACTAAAACCCTTAGCACATAACCATCAGTGGTATTGGAGCTGATTGCTGTTAGCTCCTTGCTGTTGAAAGTAATAACCGCATCTTTTTTTACCTCATACCGGATATCGGCATAATCCGCCTCAACCCTGTTGAGAATAGCTCGCAGTTTTTCAAACATTTTTCCTCCTTATTTATTTTATTTTTATTGCATCAAGATGTCGGGTTTCTACTCGCCGCTGTCCGCCTTAGGCGGAAAACCCGACTTACTTCTGTTATATAAACAGAGGGCGTATGCAATACGCCCCTACGCGCCGGGGTGTTCATTATAGGCGGACGCCCCTATGCTCATATTATGTTTCGTGATTGACAACCATCTTATCATGCGTACAACTCTTCAACTCCTGATTCGAGCTCTTTTAACATGTAAGCCTTAAAGCTTTGATACCTGCTTTCCTCAATAGCTTTACGAATATCTTTTATTAAAGTTATATAAAAATACAGATTATGAGCGGTAGTCAGCCGCAAGCCGAGTATCTCCCCTACCGACAGCATATGGCGAATATAGGCGCGCGTAAATCCTCGGCAGGCAGGACAGCCGCATTCCGGGTCGATAGGCCGATAATCCTCCGCATAGACAGCGGCTTTGATTGTCATCTTGCCCTTGCGAGTAAATATCGTGCCGTTGCGCGCATTGCGGGTGGGCATGACGCAATCGAACATATCTACGCCATAATAAACAGCATCAATGATATCCTCCGGCGTGCCGACTCCAAGCAGGTGGCGCGGTTTAGCTGAGGGAAGCTGCGGCGCCAAATAATCCAGAATCCTGATTAAGTCCGCTTTGGGTTCGCCAACCGATAATCCGCCCAGTGCCAAGCCGGGCAGGTCTAAATCAGTTATATCCTCGAGGCATTTTTGCCGAAGGTCTTCGAAGATTGAACCCTGAACGATACCGAAAAGCGTTTGATGCTGAGGATTTTCCAGCCACTTGACTT
Coding sequences:
- a CDS encoding TldD/PmbA family protein, encoding MFEKLRAILNRVEADYADIRYEVKKDAVITFNSKELTAISSNTTDGYVLRVLVNGGMSSVVFTKVGDAENAMRIAEENAKLIARNIDKPIKLAATEVIKDTFIPTLKEDPRNISMDEKLELAGKYNDIPLSHEKVVSTTLSYKENIREKYFLNSEGSEIREDLITVSYGGEIAAKDGSLLQNVRVGFGGSNGFSTIRNQEQLIEKRTGIVLDLLKAKPVKGGVYNCVVNPSLSGVFAHEAFGHFSEADIIEKLPAMRAKMKIGDKLGSDITNIKDDATMPDQLGFYKYDDEGVRVRPTQLMKNGVLTGRLHSRRTAVEFDEPLSGHSIAEDYKYAPIIRMGNIFIEPAEHSFDGLVAMLGDGLYILDAKGGQTAGENFTFGAQYGFIVKNGKVGEMVRDINISGNLYQTLANIAAVGNDLELTKVGGCGKGQLNIRSCHGGPHTLINKLVVGGV
- the tgt gene encoding tRNA guanosine(34) transglycosylase Tgt — encoded protein: MINDFSFKILSSDGHARCGLIKTAHGDIQTPVFMPVGTLGTVKTQSPSELKELGAEIILGNTYHLYLRPGADIVAHAGGLHKFSGWDKPILTDSGGYQVFSLKALNRITDEGVEFQSHRDGSRHIFTPENVIEIERKLGADIIMPLDVCTVYPTEQHQAEKDAQRTLAWMKRAKVKWLENPQHQTLFGIVQGSIFEDLRQKCLEDITDLDLPGLALGGLSVGEPKADLIRILDYLAPQLPSAKPRHLLGVGTPEDIIDAVYYGVDMFDCVMPTRNARNGTIFTRKGKMTIKAAVYAEDYRPIDPECGCPACRGFTRAYIRHMLSVGEILGLRLTTAHNLYFYITLIKDIRKAIEESRYQSFKAYMLKELESGVEELYA